A genomic stretch from Gemmatimonadota bacterium includes:
- a CDS encoding TIM barrel protein, protein GLHNHNHGCVTRTGKDVRRILETVDNPHLSHILDTGQYVGSPGSSGQRGTEDPALDFYGSIAETAPLAVHVRAKVYRISTGEEVWLNYPRIFEILNGVNYNGWVSIVYEGQDEEAEETAVPKAVNYLRQFVPGG, encoded by the coding sequence TGGGTTTGCACAATCACAATCACGGGTGTGTTACGCGCACGGGTAAAGATGTGCGCCGGATTCTCGAGACGGTCGATAATCCCCATTTGTCCCATATTCTCGATACGGGGCAATACGTCGGGTCGCCGGGGTCGAGTGGTCAGCGCGGGACCGAAGATCCGGCGTTGGATTTCTACGGGAGTATTGCAGAGACAGCCCCTCTTGCCGTGCATGTCCGCGCAAAGGTCTATCGCATTTCTACGGGAGAAGAGGTCTGGCTGAATTATCCGCGCATTTTTGAGATTTTGAATGGGGTGAATTACAACGGCTGGGTGTCGATCGTGTATGAGGGACAGGATGAAGAGGCAGAAGAGACAGCGGTTCCCAAAGCTGTGAATTATTTGCGGCAGTTCGTGCCGGGTGGGTGA
- a CDS encoding phytanoyl-CoA dioxygenase family protein, with amino-acid sequence MSLHEPFTEEELSPILEDFYKNGATIIRNVLSREECEQICRRVDQIFAEPYFAEMRNVKIKPQHDGKEPIVVHRLFECDRMFRDLLVREPIISIAETVLGPQCHCMAQGCILNRTDLGINRFHVDDSLEFPITDDNISSHDRRLRMPVFRMSFQIALTDQDEDQYGPSQFVPGSHYAGRQPNDPENPTFDGQGPKSLHMKAGDLYLLSSQTWHRGAPNTSDRVRYLFHQVYGQRFVAQRFWPYLNYHMPDYVLEGADKRLLRVLGKHPEMAYG; translated from the coding sequence ATGTCACTTCACGAACCCTTTACAGAAGAAGAACTATCGCCGATTCTCGAAGATTTTTATAAAAACGGCGCGACCATCATCCGAAACGTCCTCTCCCGGGAAGAATGCGAGCAAATTTGCAGGCGCGTCGATCAGATCTTCGCAGAACCCTATTTCGCCGAAATGCGAAACGTAAAAATCAAACCACAGCACGATGGCAAAGAACCCATCGTTGTGCATCGGCTATTTGAGTGCGACCGGATGTTCCGCGACCTGCTCGTGCGCGAGCCTATCATATCCATAGCCGAAACAGTCCTCGGGCCACAGTGCCACTGCATGGCGCAGGGATGCATCTTGAACCGCACAGATCTCGGCATTAACCGCTTTCACGTAGATGACAGCCTGGAATTTCCCATTACGGATGACAATATCAGCAGTCATGACAGGCGTCTTCGAATGCCCGTTTTCCGCATGTCGTTCCAGATCGCCTTGACAGACCAGGACGAAGACCAGTATGGCCCCAGCCAATTCGTACCTGGCAGCCACTATGCGGGCAGACAACCCAACGATCCAGAAAATCCAACCTTCGATGGTCAAGGACCCAAATCCCTGCACATGAAAGCGGGTGACCTCTACCTCCTCAGCAGCCAGACCTGGCACCGCGGCGCCCCCAATACATCCGACCGCGTCCGCTATCTCTTTCACCAGGTCTATGGTCAGCGTTTCGTCGCCCAGCGATTCTGGCCCTATCTCAACTATCACATGCCCGATTACGTCCTCGAAGGCGCCGACAAACGCCTCCTCCGCGTTCTCGGAAAACACCCCGAAATGGCTTATGGGTAA
- a CDS encoding arylsulfatase, with protein MPTAPNILFILTDQWRGDCLGYTGHPAVETPHLDRLADEGVTFTQAYASCPVCVAARATILTGLAPKRHGYLTNGGVQWDYPVTLPGTLSDAGYHTQCVGKMHVYPWRNLVGFHNVVLHDGYMHRARRENREFGLNDDYTPWLREKLGAVYADHNDSGVGCNGYAAQAWPYHEMLHPTSWVTSQGIDFLRRRDTSKPFFLTLSYHRPHPPLDPPASFLNRYLQKDIPPPAMGNWVDHELRRGGHDSPIPRDPALVAFARRAYYAQISHIDFQINRMIMALNEYGVQDNTAILFTADHGEMLYDHNHVGKGVPYDGSARVPFILRMPRTSGAVERGSLVESPVELRDIFPTFCDIAGIDTPDDLDGESVLNCGGNNWRPFIHGEHATSANQWLTDGKEKYAWFTQTGRELLFDLTEDPREINDLSRERPDRLAWWRNQLIEELTGRPEGFVQNGKLVPGQPIQGLLPHVGKGVPKGAI; from the coding sequence ATGCCAACTGCTCCCAATATACTCTTTATCCTGACCGACCAATGGCGGGGGGATTGCCTGGGCTATACCGGTCATCCCGCAGTTGAAACCCCTCACCTGGATCGTCTGGCAGACGAAGGTGTCACATTTACCCAGGCCTATGCCTCGTGCCCGGTATGCGTTGCTGCTCGCGCCACGATCCTCACGGGTCTCGCCCCCAAGCGCCACGGATATCTCACCAACGGCGGCGTGCAGTGGGACTATCCAGTAACACTTCCCGGAACCCTATCAGATGCGGGTTATCACACCCAGTGCGTCGGCAAAATGCACGTCTATCCCTGGCGCAATCTCGTAGGATTCCACAATGTCGTACTACACGACGGCTATATGCATCGCGCCCGGCGAGAAAACCGCGAATTTGGGTTGAACGACGATTACACCCCCTGGCTTCGGGAAAAACTCGGCGCGGTCTATGCCGACCACAACGACTCTGGCGTGGGATGCAATGGATACGCGGCACAGGCCTGGCCCTACCACGAAATGCTTCACCCCACGAGTTGGGTCACCTCGCAGGGCATTGACTTTCTGCGCAGACGCGACACATCCAAGCCCTTCTTCCTCACGCTGTCCTACCATCGCCCCCATCCGCCGCTGGACCCGCCCGCGTCTTTCTTAAATCGCTATTTGCAAAAAGACATTCCCCCACCCGCCATGGGAAACTGGGTTGACCACGAACTCCGCAGGGGAGGCCACGACAGCCCTATCCCCCGGGACCCAGCGCTGGTGGCCTTTGCTCGAAGAGCGTATTACGCACAGATTTCACACATCGATTTCCAGATCAACCGCATGATCATGGCACTCAACGAATACGGTGTCCAGGACAACACAGCCATACTCTTCACCGCGGATCACGGTGAAATGCTATACGATCACAACCATGTGGGAAAAGGCGTGCCCTATGACGGATCCGCTCGCGTGCCCTTCATCCTGCGAATGCCCAGAACATCTGGCGCTGTGGAACGTGGATCCCTCGTAGAATCGCCGGTAGAACTGCGGGACATCTTCCCAACCTTCTGTGACATCGCGGGAATCGACACCCCGGACGATCTCGACGGGGAAAGTGTGCTGAATTGTGGTGGGAATAATTGGCGTCCGTTTATTCACGGAGAACACGCGACATCAGCCAATCAGTGGCTCACGGACGGCAAGGAGAAGTACGCCTGGTTTACCCAGACGGGAAGAGAATTGCTCTTTGATCTAACCGAAGACCCCCGCGAAATCAACGACCTGTCCCGCGAGCGTCCCGACCGATTGGCCTGGTGGCGCAATCAACTGATCGAGGAACTCACAGGGCGCCCAGAGGGATTTGTCCAGAACGGAAAACTGGTGCCCGGGCAACCAATTCAGGGCCTGCTCCCCCACGTCGGCAAAGGCGTACCCAAAGGCGCGATTTGA